The stretch of DNA GCATCACGGGAATCAGTACGCACGTGGTGGGGACACCGTGGCGCAATCTCACCTACGTCCAGGTGCACACCGACGAGGGCGTCACCGGGGTCGGCGAGACCCGGATGCTCGGGCGCACGGACGCGCTCATCGGCTACCTGCGGGAAGCGGAACAGAACCACCTCCTCGGCTCCGACCCCTTCGCCGTAGAGGACCTGGTCCGCAGGATGAAGTACGGCGACTACGGGCGGGCGGGCGAGATCGTCATGTCCGGCATCGCCTGCGTCGAGATGGCCTGCTGGGACATCAAAGGCAAGGCCCTCGGCGTCCCGGTCTGGCAGTTGCTGGGCGGGAAGGTCACCGACAGGGTCAAGGCGTACGCCAACGGCTGGTACACCGTCGAGCGCACCCCCGAGGCGTTCCACGCGGCGGCGGAGAAGGTCGTCGCACGGGGCTATCGCGCGCTGAAGCTCGACCCGTTCGGCACCGGGCACTTCGAGCTCGACCACGAGGAGACCCTGCGTTCGATCGCGCTGGTCGAGGCGGTCAGGGACGCCATCGGGCCCGAGGCCGAACTGCTGGTGGAGATGCACGGCAGGTTCAGCCCCTCGACCGCCGTGCGGCTCGCCCACGAACTCGAACCGTTCCGGCCCTCGTGGCTGGAGGAGCCGGTGCCTCCGGAGAATCTGAAGGCGCTCGCCAAGGTCGCGGAGAAGACCCGGCTGCCCATCGCGACCGGTGAACGCATCCACGACCGCATCGAGTTCAGGGAGCTCTTCGAGTCGCAGGCCGCGGACATCATCCAGCCGGACGTGGGCCACCTCGGCGGCATCCTGGAGACCCGGAAGCTCGCCGCGACGGCGGAGACCCACTACATGATGATCGCCCCGCACAATGTGGGCGGTTCCGTGCTGACCGCCGCCTCCCTCCAAGTGGCGGGATGCACCCCCAACTTCAAGATCCTTGAGCACTTCAACGACTTCGCGGACGCGGAGATCAAGAAGGTCGTCAAGGGCGCGCCCGAGGTCGTCGACGGTTACTTCGAGCTGCCGCGGACCCCCGGTCTCGGCGTCGAGCTGGACACGGACGCGGCGGCCGAGTTCCCGCAGCGTCAGGCCAAGTTCGACCTCTGGGCCGAGGGCTGGGAGAAGCGGGACCCGAAGCGCGCCGCAGGCGCGGGCGCGTGAGCGCCGCCGACGCCACCGGCGACCTGCCCGACACCGCCGGTCCGCCCGACACCGCCGGTCCGCCCGACACCACCGCCGGTCCGCCCGAGGCGACCGCCGTCCTGCTCGAAGCCCCCGGCAGCCACCGTCTCGTCACGTACGGGCCGAAGGCGCCGGGCCCCGGTGAGGCCCGTGTGCGGGTGCACGCGGCCGGGATCTGCGGCAGCGACCGTGAGCTGTACGCGGGCACCAGGGCGGCGGGTTACGCGCGTTACCCGATCGTGCCCGGCCACGAGTGGTCGGGCACGGTCGAGGCGGTCGGCGACTCGGTGCCGCCGGGACTCGTGGGGCGCGGGACGGTCGGTGAGGGGTTCCG from Streptomyces tsukubensis encodes:
- a CDS encoding mandelate racemase/muconate lactonizing enzyme family protein codes for the protein MRITGISTHVVGTPWRNLTYVQVHTDEGVTGVGETRMLGRTDALIGYLREAEQNHLLGSDPFAVEDLVRRMKYGDYGRAGEIVMSGIACVEMACWDIKGKALGVPVWQLLGGKVTDRVKAYANGWYTVERTPEAFHAAAEKVVARGYRALKLDPFGTGHFELDHEETLRSIALVEAVRDAIGPEAELLVEMHGRFSPSTAVRLAHELEPFRPSWLEEPVPPENLKALAKVAEKTRLPIATGERIHDRIEFRELFESQAADIIQPDVGHLGGILETRKLAATAETHYMMIAPHNVGGSVLTAASLQVAGCTPNFKILEHFNDFADAEIKKVVKGAPEVVDGYFELPRTPGLGVELDTDAAAEFPQRQAKFDLWAEGWEKRDPKRAAGAGA